TTAGTAAGAAAAACTTACAGCCACAAGGATCCAGAAAAATGTGACAGACAAGTAGGGACCTGGTAGCAAAGCGTCCATGTTGAGGGCAATGATGCCTCCGAACACAGCTGAGATCCCCACAATCATTTCAATCACCTGTGGAGACACTCTTCATTGGTTGATAAAGACACAAATTGGAACCACATGGTAGCAGAATATGTAATGAAGCAGAAGCCTACTCACAGAATATGCTTTGAGGAGTCGAGCGGGGAACACTGCAGGCTTTATAACCAGGGGTCTGTCATATGTCACCGACTGGAAGATGGATGAAAGATCGAGAGGAGTTAGGTTGGAAGAGTGAGAGctaaagggagagaaagaggggagaggTATCAGATGGGGGAACAAAAGCCATCaatcactcacacatgcacacaacacacacacgcacacaacacacacgcacacaacacacacacaccttcctgtggcagcagcagtCCTCTGCAGAGCGGGCTGACAGGATGACAGTACTGGCCATCAACACCTCCAGCACAATCATCAAGATGAGGTTAAAGTTGATCTGGGAACACACAGAGCGGGAGGACTGAAACACGACTGACGACGTGGAGTCATTGATCTGCTGCGAAATGACTGACAGTTCTCATCATCGTGTTATTACGCAGCACTCACATTGACAGCAGAGGGGTTCAGGACCAGTTTACAGCCAAACCAAACCAGGCAGGTGGTTGTTACAGCGAACGTTGACACATAGACCACCTGGAAATCTGACACCTTGAAAACAGAACAATGAGATCAGCATTGGAAATAAACACGGATAAGACGATTCAATTAGAAATCAATTAAAACATAATTATCCCTTTAGCCCACGGTGTGCTTGTTTACTCACTGCAACATGTCTGTTCTTGGCGATGGCAAAACTGGCTATGGCTGCAGGGAGGCCCTGGGAACAACCACAAATGAGCAGCTGCATTAATCTACGCAAGAGGCTGTGGGAAAAAAACCCGTTTTGACACGACAGTCTAATCTGAACAATGTTTATCGACTCATTAAGATGAAGGTAGAAAGGCAATGTAAATGTGATTTGGATTACAGTCACTTACAGAGCCCGCAGCACAGCGCAGGTAGTCCATCGCAACAGGAAACACGTTTCCCAGGTACAGGGAGAACCCAGATGTGATGAGCAGACtgccctgaggacacacacaggcacaggcatGCACGCACATACAAATACAGATGGCTCATATATGCATTCAACAGGTGAGGCTGCAAAACAATCTGCATACTAATGCACAGACTTGAAAAAATGCATATATCTTAATGAAGACATGCCCATATCTTGATGGAATAACCCTTTTACGTATCCACTTTTATGTACTCAGATTAAATCCTAATTTTTTGTCCTTTTGATATTGAAAGACTTTCATTATTTGGGACGGAACCTGAAAGTCTTGACCAAAGTTTACTGAAACATTTAATGTGATTAGATTTGGTTTCACTTTGCAATTCAGGGACCGAACTAAAGACTTTATTATCCTGTCATCATCACCTATGTGGGCGGCGTCTATCTTTAAATGACGGGCTTGTGGGTGGATGTGCATCTGACGACAGCACGTTGTCAGTTTGGCCGGTAGcagtgtttctgtttgactGGAGAAACTGAATGAACCAGTTCATTTCTCATCAAACACGCTCAGATAACCGGACGACTCCGGAGGTGCCAACTGTTACAGAGCTCGATAAATCCAGTTTTGCCTCATTGTACAACTGCGATAACAGAACTGTCAAAAACTCAACTCATTTTTACCCATGGGGCAAGTTAAGGTTTTAATTGATTAATCTGTTTACATCAAAAATGtatgtaatgtatttattacTATGTCTtacttatttgtgttttcttggaatgctttctttattttctgtgctCAGCTATATTGTAAAAGAGGTTTTTCCCTTAACAAACTTAGAATAAAGATTGAATGAAAGAATTTAAGGTCGTTGAAACTGTAATATAATTTTGTGTTACCAGCAAAATGAACTTCCTCTTAGTTCACACATATCGTCAGAGGTGAAGATAAGAATCAATCCAGCGAGCTGCTTCTACTTCTTCTAAGAATTGTGTCTCAAAGTGGTTAAAAAATTACAAACTATCCAAATCACAAACTGCAAAAGCACCATTTCATGGTTGATCTTAAAATGTAAAGAGACCAGTTTTGATCCGTGGTTCTGGACTGTGGACTGAgaaacctttcacacctgttataTTGGTTCAGACTACACAGAAAGTTCTGAGGGTCCTGAACAAACAAGAAAGGTGTGAAAgacatgttgtttgtgtgtttgctctggatTGGATGTGGAAGGACAAAACAAGATTTCTCATTGCCATCTCACTCAAATTTTCAAGATTGGGATTTTTCGTCTCGCCAGAAAACCCCAATCCTTTCAAATCCTGTGTTCTGGACTTTAAAGAAAAGGTAAATCCTGTTCTGTTCCTCCTTTAAGTCTCCCTGACCATGTCCACTCTCACCCCTATGAGGACACTGTAGAGCCAGGCCCTGTAGCTGAAGCAGGGGTGCTTTAGATGCTCCGGCTGGGCCAGCTGCAGGTCACTGGCCCTCACGTCCACTGTGTAGCTATCCCGCTCGGGTCTGTCCCGCTCCCCCCTGTCTGGCCTTCTCTCCAGTCCCCTGTCTCCACGACGTCCCAGCGAGCCGCCACCTCTCTCCAGGGTGGGCATGTGGCTGTAGGTGAACTCGTCTCTGGCTGACAGGTCCTCACACTGCATCTCTGAGGCAATGGTGGACGACTGGGGATCGAATGGGAAACGATCAGAGAGGATTACAACCTCTGGGAAaggaaggaaacaaacaaagaagtgAAGAGAGGAGATTAAAAATACTGCTGATGAGTGGCTAGTGAATAAAGAGCTCAGGTCCGGCAACTTATTGAGGagaaaatattagaaaaaataaaaacagtggaAATTACAAAAGTAAAATCCGGCCTTgaacaaataacaaacacaaaaaaacatgaaatcaagccttaacaataattaaaaaaaacagcttcttaTGATTCTAAAACTTTATAGATTGAGCCCCTCCCCAGAATCTGTGGTCTAAACTAAACACCATATATTCATGGAAAGTAAAGTATCACAGGTTTACCAGTGTTTAACTCAGCAAATAAGTAAAAACATACTAAAATAACATCATATTTTGATTAAGAAAGTGTGTCGACTATTATATATCGAATCCAGTGCAGCTTGGTCAAAattcaaacacatgcaaacttCCTCATTAAAAATCCTCATTAATTTGCGTTATTTGCAAAAAATCATAATATTGATTGATGTTTTGTCATCAGAAAGTTTAGTTCATGCAATATTCAAATTGGTGTTAACCTTGTAAATCAGTCCCTGACAAATCCCAGTGATCAAACTCAGAGAAAAAGAGTCACCAGGCTAATTATCACGCAGCAGCAaataaacaaccccccccctcctctttctgcTCGAGCCGAGAGTCGACCCCTCCATCTTCACTTCTCCTTCCACATATCCCTccgttcacactcacctgctttGGAGTCTCTTGCAAACACAGTCCAACAACGGTATCCCTCAGCCGCTGGGATCAAACCAGCACATGGAAGACGGCGTCTCTCTGTATGCGGCTCCTCGTGCgacccatctctctctcacgctcACACTCACGTTTAGTcccactcttctcctcttttctctctccctctccttctccctctctttacaCAACGTCTCTTAGAAACAGTTTCtgaaaagtttttgtttttgaagtcTTCAAAGCGTGGAGCTGAAACACATGGCTCTTGTGCTGCCAGCCCACTTTGTGCCAAAGGGAGAGCGCCTGTGCATGACAACAAGGGGAGGACGAAGGGGCTCGCGATGGGGGCACAGTGAGCAGGGCAAACAcccttttaccccccccccccccccttttgctcacaca
Above is a genomic segment from Pleuronectes platessa chromosome 7, fPlePla1.1, whole genome shotgun sequence containing:
- the mlc1 gene encoding membrane protein MLC1 isoform X1 — translated: MCVHACACVCPQGSLLITSGFSLYLGNVFPVAMDYLRCAAGSGLPAAIASFAIAKNRHVAVSDFQVVYVSTFAVTTTCLVWFGCKLVLNPSAVNINFNLILMIVLEVLMASTVILSARSAEDCCCHRKSVTYDRPLVIKPAVFPARLLKAYSVIEMIVGISAVFGGIIALNMDALLPGPYLSVTFFWILVACFPSAIASHVVSEYPNKCLVEVLIAISSVTSPLLFSASGFLSSSVISFIEIFLHDVPTEKQSYDILLLILMVLLLVQAVLTSATVVHCASYKSQLRMGAPECGESMPMLTHYCEQASSGAQDFDKDRAWKAVVVQMAP
- the mlc1 gene encoding membrane protein MLC1 isoform X2, with the protein product MQCEDLSARDEFTYSHMPTLERGGGSLGRRGDRGLERRPDRGERDRPERDSYTVDVRASDLQLAQPEHLKHPCFSYRAWLYSVLIGGSLLITSGFSLYLGNVFPVAMDYLRCAAGSGLPAAIASFAIAKNRHVAVSDFQVVYVSTFAVTTTCLVWFGCKLVLNPSAVNINFNLILMIVLEVLMASTVILSARSAEDCCCHRKSVTYDRPLVIKPAVFPARLLKAYSVIEMIVGISAVFGGIIALNMDALLPGPYLSVTFFWILVACFPSAIASHVVSEYPNKCLVEVLIAISSVTSPLLFSASGFLSSSVISFIEIFLHDVPTEKQSYDILLLILMVLLLVQAVLTSATVVHCASYKSQLRMGAPECGESMPMLTHYCEQQASSGAQDFDKDRAWKAVVVQMAP